From Streptomyces sp. NBC_00775, one genomic window encodes:
- a CDS encoding 2'-5' RNA ligase family protein produces MPDAAPLLDAAWRIDPALVRRGVPAHVSLLYPFVPESALTDQDEKGVRSLAASFPAADLLLEEVVTESGFVAVTVPGLQTIVDAFRTQWPGLRPYKGRFGAQPAAHVTVAMGADNPTAAAHVRAAIGSLLPLHTRATAVQLVVLTEEGWQPRFTVPLGVPDGP; encoded by the coding sequence TTGCCCGATGCCGCCCCGCTCCTCGATGCGGCGTGGCGTATCGACCCGGCTCTGGTGCGTCGTGGGGTGCCGGCGCACGTCTCGCTCCTCTACCCGTTCGTGCCGGAATCGGCGCTGACGGATCAGGACGAGAAGGGCGTGCGTTCCCTGGCTGCAAGTTTCCCGGCAGCTGATCTGCTCTTGGAGGAGGTCGTGACGGAGTCCGGCTTCGTCGCCGTCACCGTTCCGGGACTCCAAACGATCGTCGATGCGTTCCGCACCCAGTGGCCCGGGTTGCGCCCGTACAAGGGCCGCTTCGGGGCGCAGCCCGCCGCCCATGTCACGGTCGCTATGGGTGCGGACAACCCGACAGCTGCCGCCCATGTCCGCGCTGCGATCGGCAGCCTGCTGCCGCTGCACACCCGTGCGACGGCGGTCCAGCTGGTGGTGCTGACGGAGGAAGGCTGGCAGCCGCGGTTCACCGTGCCGCTCGGCGTCCCGGACGGGCCGTAG
- a CDS encoding DinB family protein, whose translation MSSELERPPRQADERTALIGWLDLQRQILRWKCEGLSDEDACRPVIPTSPAMTMAGLISHMRWTEHIWLEVLFLGGDKKQNPAFDESSENADWHTDGRPLAELLAEYEAQCARSNEIVAAADLDDAGRHPDFRDGSANLRWMLIHLVEETGRHAGHADIVRELLDGTKGYY comes from the coding sequence ATGTCATCGGAACTGGAACGCCCCCCGCGCCAAGCGGACGAACGCACCGCGCTCATCGGCTGGCTGGACCTGCAGCGGCAGATCCTGCGCTGGAAATGCGAAGGGCTGAGCGACGAGGACGCGTGCCGCCCGGTCATCCCGACCTCACCGGCCATGACGATGGCCGGTCTCATCTCCCACATGCGCTGGACCGAGCACATATGGCTGGAAGTGCTGTTCCTCGGCGGCGACAAGAAGCAGAACCCCGCATTCGACGAGTCAAGCGAGAACGCCGACTGGCACACCGACGGCCGCCCCCTCGCAGAGCTCCTCGCGGAGTACGAGGCCCAGTGCGCCCGCAGCAACGAGATCGTTGCCGCGGCCGACCTGGACGACGCCGGCCGCCACCCCGACTTCCGCGACGGCAGCGCCAACCTCCGCTGGATGCTGATCCACCTCGTCGAGGAGACGGGGCGACACGCGGGGCACGCGGACATCGTCCGGGAGCTGCTCGACGGCACGAAGGGCTACTACTAG